A section of the Desulfurispora thermophila DSM 16022 genome encodes:
- a CDS encoding DUF169 domain-containing protein, which yields MLLNISALAQKEELTYAEMADALEYLYKLDYHPVAVKFFWDEQEYDNFPAEKVPGAKMTLCQIALASRMNNHIVKAREDHLLCGNAKTCLGMRQASDEEVEGHVKYTADWDLAKECLLAKPMLPLGKLKGFMTAPLGRTPVAPDVVFMVVNPLQAYHILNDYIGAKRVPSLQFNHTINSAVCGGMVWCYNEQKPNMNTMCAGSYTSGKTEKGEVNLFIPGGDMGALVKQLLRRTAQYGGSSMLGSPGQEWPGLHVCKKCPMVRFKDVE from the coding sequence ATGTTGTTGAATATCAGTGCACTGGCGCAAAAAGAAGAGCTGACTTATGCCGAAATGGCGGATGCTCTGGAGTACCTTTACAAGCTGGATTACCATCCCGTAGCTGTAAAGTTTTTCTGGGACGAGCAAGAATATGATAATTTTCCGGCGGAAAAGGTGCCGGGGGCAAAGATGACGCTTTGTCAGATAGCCCTGGCTTCCAGGATGAATAACCATATAGTTAAGGCCAGGGAAGATCACTTGTTGTGTGGCAATGCCAAAACCTGTCTGGGTATGCGCCAGGCCAGCGATGAGGAAGTGGAGGGGCATGTCAAATACACCGCGGACTGGGATCTGGCCAAGGAGTGCTTGCTGGCCAAACCCATGTTGCCGCTGGGCAAGCTCAAAGGTTTTATGACCGCACCGCTGGGCCGCACGCCTGTCGCTCCCGATGTGGTTTTCATGGTGGTCAATCCACTGCAGGCTTACCATATTTTAAATGACTATATCGGTGCCAAAAGGGTGCCCAGCTTGCAGTTCAATCACACTATCAACTCGGCGGTTTGCGGGGGCATGGTCTGGTGTTATAATGAGCAAAAGCCCAACATGAACACCATGTGTGCTGGCAGTTACACTTCGGGTAAGACCGAAAAGGGCGAAGTAAACCTGTTTATCCCCGGTGGGGACATGGGAGCCCTGGTCAAACAACTGCTCAGGCGCACCGCCCAATATGGTGGTTCTTCCATGCTGGGGTCTCCCGGTCAGGAATGGCCCGGCCTGCATGTATGTAAAAAGTGTCCCATGGTCAGATTTAAGGATGTTGAATAA
- a CDS encoding DNA internalization-related competence protein ComEC/Rec2, protein MPKHRPLPWLAAFFAAGDALALHRPALTGKLLLYYWPLALAALLLAGLFLYQRRRATVAVFLALFFLLGTVWGSYFTPRPDPALLALPAEQYRVTGIVAGEVVCKNGQTVYLLQVRGLQQPGGSLLPHNRGKLLVRQEAKEPVPAYGDLIELTGFLYHPLPPGNPGGFDYAAYLQRQGIGGVIKAGKSLPPHLLATGNSPARRAGRQLLQIKQALQQVNRQCLSEQQSALLNGILLGSRAQIDAELNLGFQQTGLSHLLAVSGLNVALLLAPCLVFFQWLGISRRGQLLVSLPLLFLYCLLTGLSAPVIRASIMAAVLLGARASHRPADWPSALAAATWLILLLSPQALVDPGFLLTVTATWGLLAFTPVIQKPLEQYLPSPVAISLAVSLACQLATWPLVAWYFNLFTPLAVLLNLAAVPLTGLLVPWGMAVNLLGLVYLPLARLLHIFTALQLDLLIGLINLGRTLPLAYFSVPSPGIAGLAGWYVWLGLLLAMKSSDRPNRLLRLLPCASGLLLALLLAGQLLVSPTPALHFLDVGQGDACLITLPGQTILVDTGPEQAGRELTAYIRRLGVSRLDWLVLSHPHADHYGGAAEVLRNFPIRAVLIPPLPPAMNDLEPGFTQLLAQIKKARLPLYTAHPGQWLYKTPAGEMTVLFPGPALLTGTRSDANNMSIVLRLSWHGLSALLTGDIEIEAQRALREQYAEHLLSATLLKVPHHGSRYQEEAFLQAVHPAAAIIPVGRHNPFGHPAGQTIQILQSQNSTVYRTDRDGAVIVQYRHDRWQIKTGRFGFIQHP, encoded by the coding sequence ATGCCCAAACACCGCCCGCTGCCCTGGCTGGCCGCCTTTTTTGCCGCCGGAGATGCTCTGGCTCTGCACCGGCCCGCCCTGACCGGCAAATTACTCCTTTATTACTGGCCACTGGCCCTGGCCGCCCTGCTGCTGGCAGGGCTGTTTTTATATCAGCGCCGCCGGGCAACGGTTGCTGTATTTTTAGCGCTATTCTTTTTGCTGGGCACAGTCTGGGGCAGCTACTTTACTCCCCGACCCGACCCCGCCCTGCTTGCCCTGCCGGCGGAACAGTACCGGGTTACCGGAATTGTAGCTGGAGAGGTCGTCTGTAAAAACGGACAAACCGTTTACCTGCTGCAAGTCAGAGGTCTACAGCAGCCGGGCGGCTCTCTGCTGCCGCACAACCGGGGCAAATTGCTGGTGCGGCAGGAAGCCAAGGAGCCAGTGCCGGCTTACGGCGACTTGATTGAGCTGACCGGTTTTCTCTACCACCCCCTCCCGCCGGGCAATCCGGGCGGGTTTGACTATGCCGCTTATCTGCAACGCCAGGGCATCGGCGGTGTGATTAAAGCAGGCAAATCCCTCCCACCGCACCTGCTGGCCACCGGCAACTCCCCTGCCCGGCGGGCCGGCCGCCAGCTCTTGCAAATCAAGCAAGCCCTGCAACAAGTAAACAGGCAGTGCCTGTCCGAGCAACAGTCCGCTCTTTTAAACGGCATCCTGCTGGGCAGCCGGGCCCAGATTGATGCCGAGTTAAACCTGGGCTTTCAACAAACCGGCCTTTCCCATTTGCTGGCCGTCAGCGGATTGAATGTAGCCCTGCTCCTGGCCCCCTGCCTGGTATTTTTTCAGTGGCTGGGCATAAGCCGCCGGGGACAGTTGCTGGTCTCCCTGCCCCTGTTGTTTCTGTACTGCCTGCTGACCGGCCTCTCCGCCCCGGTCATCCGGGCCTCCATCATGGCCGCCGTCCTGCTGGGCGCCCGCGCTTCCCACCGCCCGGCCGATTGGCCCAGCGCGCTGGCAGCCGCCACCTGGCTGATCCTGCTGCTTTCCCCCCAAGCCCTGGTCGACCCCGGCTTTCTCCTCACGGTTACCGCCACCTGGGGGCTGCTGGCCTTTACTCCAGTCATCCAAAAGCCGCTGGAGCAATACCTCCCTTCCCCGGTGGCCATATCCCTGGCCGTTTCCCTGGCCTGCCAGCTGGCCACCTGGCCGCTGGTGGCCTGGTATTTCAACCTTTTCACACCGCTGGCGGTGCTGCTCAACCTGGCGGCAGTACCCCTCACCGGCCTGCTGGTCCCCTGGGGGATGGCCGTCAACCTGCTGGGGCTGGTTTACCTGCCCCTGGCCCGACTGCTGCACATTTTTACCGCCCTGCAGCTGGATTTGCTGATTGGCCTGATCAATCTGGGCCGCACTTTACCACTGGCCTATTTTTCCGTGCCATCCCCCGGTATTGCCGGCCTCGCCGGCTGGTATGTCTGGCTGGGACTGCTGCTGGCCATGAAATCCTCTGACCGGCCCAACCGGCTCTTGAGACTGCTTCCCTGTGCCAGCGGCCTGCTGCTGGCTCTGCTATTGGCCGGGCAACTGCTGGTCAGCCCCACCCCGGCCCTGCATTTCCTGGACGTGGGGCAGGGCGATGCCTGTCTGATCACTCTCCCGGGCCAGACTATACTGGTGGACACTGGACCGGAACAGGCCGGCCGGGAACTAACCGCCTACATCCGCCGTCTGGGCGTGAGCCGCCTGGACTGGTTGGTGCTCTCCCACCCCCATGCCGACCACTACGGCGGGGCTGCCGAGGTATTGCGCAATTTCCCCATCAGGGCAGTGCTGATACCCCCTCTACCACCCGCAATGAACGACCTGGAGCCGGGTTTTACCCAACTTCTGGCCCAAATAAAAAAAGCCCGCCTGCCCCTCTATACCGCCCATCCGGGACAGTGGCTATACAAAACGCCGGCCGGGGAGATGACCGTACTGTTCCCCGGGCCGGCGCTGCTTACCGGCACCCGCTCGGATGCCAACAATATGTCTATTGTCCTGCGCCTTTCCTGGCACGGGCTTTCCGCCCTGCTCACCGGCGATATTGAAATAGAAGCCCAGCGTGCCTTGCGGGAGCAATACGCGGAGCATTTATTGTCCGCCACTCTGCTCAAAGTACCCCACCACGGCAGCCGCTATCAGGAGGAAGCCTTTCTCCAGGCTGTCCACCCCGCAGCGGCCATCATCCCGGTCGGCCGGCACAACCCTTTTGGCCACCCGGCCGGGCAGACCATCCAAATTTTGCAATCTCAAAACAGCACCGTATACCGCACCGACCGGGATGGAGCGGTTATTGTACAGTACCGGCACGATCGCTGGCAAATCAAAACCGGGCGCTTTGGCTTTATTCAACATCCTTAA
- a CDS encoding lytic transglycosylase domain-containing protein produces the protein MSGYLNLLPLMLARPDLINNNPLAAREPKTGETGRSAAEFAALLSLLMADSEENSSLSHLVGSALLRATAAVAAPPPIFFASAPYLPDQATSGQTGRSSGQTGDKDTARETAINDTQTKSPVAGASRLEDLFREAAAKYNLDPALLKAVARAESAFNPRAVSPAGAAGVMQLMPATARALGVENVFDPRQNIMAGARYLRQLLDRFAGNLELALAAYNAGPRAVEEHGGIPPYRETRQYISRVLRFRQLFA, from the coding sequence GTGTCAGGTTACCTCAACCTTCTTCCCTTAATGTTGGCACGGCCGGATCTGATCAACAACAACCCGCTGGCAGCCCGGGAACCCAAAACTGGTGAAACCGGCCGCTCAGCGGCAGAGTTTGCCGCTCTATTGTCTCTACTAATGGCAGACAGCGAGGAAAACAGTTCTCTTTCTCACCTGGTGGGCAGTGCCCTGTTGCGGGCTACCGCCGCTGTGGCCGCCCCGCCCCCCATATTCTTCGCCTCTGCTCCCTACCTGCCGGACCAAGCCACCTCCGGCCAAACCGGCCGATCTTCTGGACAAACCGGAGACAAGGACACAGCACGCGAAACCGCAATCAACGATACACAAACAAAATCTCCCGTTGCCGGCGCAAGCCGGTTAGAAGATCTGTTTCGGGAAGCGGCGGCAAAGTACAATCTGGATCCCGCTCTGCTCAAGGCCGTGGCCCGGGCCGAGTCGGCCTTCAATCCGCGCGCGGTTTCCCCGGCTGGTGCGGCTGGCGTTATGCAGCTCATGCCCGCCACGGCCCGCGCCCTGGGAGTGGAAAATGTATTTGACCCGCGCCAGAACATTATGGCCGGTGCCCGCTACCTGCGCCAGCTGCTGGACAGGTTTGCCGGCAATCTGGAACTGGCCCTGGCTGCCTACAACGCCGGTCCCCGGGCCGTGGAAGAGCACGGCGGCATCCCCCCCTACCGGGAAACCAGACAGTATATCAGCCGGGTGCTGAGGTTTCGCCAGTTATTTGCCTGA
- a CDS encoding polysaccharide deacetylase family protein encodes MRKFTLPHHRFLIIILFLCLWLGVPAPGLAGRLLPLPDSNQNLQTGNHASRIVPRDNRVVVLTYHHLVLAADPLNPNPMALPVSEFAWQMGYLHQNGFRSITLSQLQAFLQGEIELPEPSVLITFDDGYESNYLYAAPVMARYKMHGVIFLIGQPPVINPVTGLNALPHLTSLQLKRLYQSGYWEFGYHTYNHHYQEKGKSVLLNLPAQELQQDLQNFQQMIYGLGLPQCRAIAYPFGQYSPTLLQEIERQGYKLGFTVTPGYIRPGQNPLLLNRFTVSSLLTRQQFQAIVNRQVS; translated from the coding sequence TTGAGAAAATTTACTCTGCCGCATCACAGGTTTTTGATTATTATTCTTTTCCTCTGCCTCTGGCTTGGTGTGCCAGCACCCGGCCTGGCCGGTCGCCTGCTTCCTTTGCCCGATTCAAATCAGAATCTACAAACCGGTAACCATGCCAGCAGAATAGTACCCAGGGACAACCGGGTAGTAGTACTGACATATCATCACCTGGTTCTGGCCGCCGATCCACTCAACCCCAACCCCATGGCCCTGCCGGTAAGCGAGTTCGCCTGGCAAATGGGTTACTTGCACCAAAATGGTTTTCGGTCCATCACTTTAAGTCAATTGCAAGCATTCCTGCAAGGAGAAATAGAGCTGCCCGAACCAAGTGTGTTGATCACGTTCGACGATGGTTACGAATCCAATTACTTATACGCCGCCCCGGTAATGGCCCGTTATAAAATGCATGGCGTGATTTTCTTGATTGGCCAGCCGCCCGTTATTAACCCGGTCACCGGCCTTAACGCTCTGCCCCACCTCACCAGCCTGCAGCTGAAGCGGCTGTACCAGTCGGGATACTGGGAGTTCGGCTACCATACATATAACCACCATTACCAGGAAAAAGGCAAATCTGTTTTACTCAATTTGCCAGCGCAAGAGTTGCAACAGGACCTGCAAAACTTTCAACAAATGATTTACGGGTTGGGCTTACCCCAGTGCAGAGCTATTGCCTATCCTTTCGGGCAGTACAGCCCGACACTGCTGCAGGAAATTGAGCGGCAGGGTTACAAGCTCGGTTTTACTGTAACGCCGGGTTACATCCGCCCCGGCCAAAATCCCCTGTTGTTAAACCGTTTCACTGTCAGCAGCCTGCTCACCCGGCAGCAGTTTCAGGCCATTGTAAACAGGCAGGTGTCTTAA
- a CDS encoding PFL family protein translates to MLTIEEILETIKMVQQENLDIRTITMGISLRDCAHPEARVACQKIYDKITRLAANLVEVGEEIAQTYGIPIVNKRISVTPIALVAESSREEDYLLFAQTLDRAAREVGINFIGGFSALVHKGFTRGDHALVHSIPAALAGTERVCASVNVASTKAGINMDAVYLMGRVIKDTAERTAGQDGLGCAKLVVFANVPEDNPFMAGAFHGIGEPECVINVGVSGPGVVKKALEKVRGADFGTLAETIKKTAFKITRMGELVGRVAAEKLGVPFGIVDISLAPTPAVGDSVAEILEEMGLERCGTHGTTAALALLNDAVKKGGAMASSYVGGLSGAFIPVSEDAGMIRAAAEGALSMDKLEAMTCVCSVGLDMIAIPGDTPAETIAAIIADEVAIGVINRKTTAVRLIPAPGKQVGDWVEFGGLLGRAPIIPVHKISAAEFVRRGGRIPAPIHSLNN, encoded by the coding sequence ATGCTGACAATAGAAGAAATTCTAGAAACCATTAAAATGGTGCAACAGGAAAATCTGGACATCCGTACCATTACCATGGGCATATCACTGCGCGACTGCGCCCATCCGGAGGCCAGAGTGGCCTGCCAGAAAATCTATGACAAAATTACCCGTCTGGCCGCCAACCTGGTAGAGGTCGGGGAGGAGATCGCCCAGACATATGGCATTCCCATTGTCAACAAGCGCATATCGGTCACACCCATCGCCCTGGTGGCCGAAAGCAGCCGGGAGGAAGATTATCTTTTATTTGCCCAAACTCTGGACCGGGCAGCCCGGGAGGTAGGTATTAACTTCATCGGCGGTTTTTCCGCCCTGGTGCACAAAGGCTTCACCCGGGGCGACCACGCCCTGGTGCACTCCATTCCCGCCGCCCTGGCCGGCACAGAAAGAGTCTGCGCCAGTGTCAACGTGGCCAGTACCAAAGCGGGTATCAATATGGATGCCGTCTACCTGATGGGCCGGGTGATTAAAGACACGGCCGAGCGCACGGCCGGCCAGGACGGTCTGGGCTGCGCCAAACTGGTGGTGTTTGCCAATGTGCCCGAAGACAACCCCTTCATGGCCGGCGCCTTCCACGGCATCGGCGAACCGGAATGCGTGATCAACGTGGGGGTTTCCGGGCCCGGCGTGGTCAAGAAAGCCCTGGAAAAGGTGCGCGGCGCGGATTTCGGCACGCTGGCCGAAACAATTAAAAAAACAGCCTTCAAAATCACCCGCATGGGTGAACTGGTGGGCCGGGTGGCAGCGGAAAAATTGGGTGTGCCCTTCGGCATTGTGGACATTTCCCTGGCCCCCACGCCGGCCGTGGGCGACAGCGTGGCCGAGATTCTGGAGGAAATGGGCCTGGAGCGCTGCGGCACACACGGCACTACAGCTGCGCTGGCCCTGCTCAACGATGCCGTCAAAAAAGGCGGGGCCATGGCCTCCTCCTATGTGGGCGGCCTTTCCGGCGCCTTTATACCGGTCAGCGAGGACGCCGGCATGATCCGGGCGGCGGCCGAGGGCGCTTTGAGCATGGACAAATTGGAGGCCATGACCTGCGTTTGTTCGGTGGGTCTGGATATGATTGCCATACCCGGCGATACACCGGCCGAAACCATCGCCGCCATTATTGCCGACGAGGTGGCCATTGGCGTCATCAACCGCAAAACCACCGCCGTGCGCCTGATCCCCGCCCCGGGCAAACAGGTGGGGGACTGGGTGGAATTCGGCGGGTTGCTGGGCCGGGCTCCCATCATCCCCGTCCATAAAATCAGTGCGGCAGAGTTTGTCCGGCGGGGCGGCCGCATCCCCGCTCCCATCCACAGCCTGAACAATTAA
- a CDS encoding ACT domain-containing protein, with product MSSKRIIISIIGPDRVGIIAGVAGILADHNINILDISQTILQEFFAMIMIADMGRSTISLQELKELLTAKGEELGVSISAQHEDAFNYMHRI from the coding sequence ATGTCCAGCAAGCGCATCATCATTTCCATCATCGGCCCCGACCGGGTGGGCATCATTGCCGGTGTGGCCGGTATCCTGGCCGACCACAATATCAACATCCTGGATATCAGCCAGACTATTTTACAAGAATTTTTTGCCATGATCATGATTGCCGACATGGGCCGGAGCACAATTTCGCTGCAGGAGCTGAAAGAGTTGCTCACAGCCAAAGGGGAGGAACTGGGCGTGTCCATCAGCGCCCAGCACGAAGACGCCTTCAACTACATGCACCGCATTTAG
- a CDS encoding iron-containing alcohol dehydrogenase produces the protein MNISKFVAPEIIFGLGALNQVGESALRLGATRVFVVTDRGVLESGWVEKTVFFLRQAKVSWEIWYNITSNPKDTEVMDGLHHYQQSECDAILAVGGGSPIDVAKAIAMLATNGGVVQDYEGVNKITRPLPPLLIVPSTAGSGSEVSQFAIIVDQKRKIKMAIISKSLVPDIAIVDPQLLQTKDARLTAATGVDALSHAIESYVSLAATPLTDVQAINAVRLIAGNLRESVACSTNLEAKSAMAMASLQAGLAFSNAILGATHAMTHQLDARLGLHHGETNAVLLPYVMEFNRIACAAKYARVAEAFGIDTARLSVWAAADAAIRAVRRLVRDIGIPETLAGMGLSDELIPVLSHNALKDACIVTNPRDCTAEDIAAIFRRALRGGR, from the coding sequence ATGAATATCAGCAAGTTTGTAGCACCAGAAATAATCTTTGGTCTGGGAGCACTCAACCAGGTGGGAGAAAGTGCCCTGCGCCTGGGCGCAACCCGTGTCTTTGTGGTTACCGACCGGGGGGTTTTAGAAAGCGGCTGGGTGGAAAAAACGGTTTTTTTCCTGCGCCAGGCCAAGGTTTCCTGGGAAATCTGGTACAACATTACCAGTAACCCAAAGGATACCGAGGTAATGGACGGGTTACACCACTACCAGCAGTCGGAGTGTGATGCCATTTTAGCGGTAGGGGGAGGCAGTCCCATTGATGTGGCCAAAGCTATCGCCATGCTGGCCACCAACGGTGGGGTGGTGCAGGACTACGAAGGGGTGAACAAAATCACCCGTCCCCTGCCGCCGCTGCTCATTGTACCCAGCACGGCCGGCTCGGGCTCCGAGGTTTCCCAGTTTGCCATTATTGTGGACCAGAAACGTAAAATTAAAATGGCCATTATTTCCAAATCATTGGTGCCCGATATTGCTATAGTGGATCCGCAACTGTTGCAGACCAAGGATGCGCGACTCACGGCGGCCACGGGCGTAGACGCTTTGAGTCACGCTATTGAGTCCTATGTTTCATTGGCGGCCACGCCACTCACCGATGTGCAGGCGATAAACGCTGTGCGGCTGATCGCCGGCAACCTGCGCGAATCAGTAGCCTGCAGCACCAATCTGGAAGCCAAGAGCGCTATGGCCATGGCCAGTTTGCAGGCCGGCCTGGCTTTTTCCAACGCCATATTGGGGGCAACCCACGCCATGACCCACCAGTTGGACGCCCGTTTGGGGTTGCATCACGGTGAAACCAATGCCGTGCTGTTGCCCTATGTGATGGAGTTCAATCGCATTGCCTGCGCGGCCAAATACGCGCGGGTGGCCGAGGCCTTTGGCATAGATACGGCGCGTCTTTCCGTATGGGCGGCCGCCGACGCAGCCATCCGGGCGGTGCGACGTTTGGTGCGGGATATCGGTATTCCCGAGACTCTGGCCGGGATGGGTTTGAGTGATGAACTCATCCCCGTGCTCAGCCACAACGCTTTGAAAGATGCCTGTATTGTGACCAACCCGCGCGACTGCACGGCCGAGGATATCGCCGCCATATTTCGCCGTGCCTTGCGGGGTGGACGGTAA
- a CDS encoding GAF domain-containing sensor histidine kinase, protein MDRPSRLISDKLRLIENLTGVNSSKLNYYLEYKQRSRQMEKKNHSLEIIHQLVRDINIDTPIPDMITRAYQRLPLVLDCDFLGLFLLRQDALWLMASVPACPELTAPIPDDSLLWSVLKSKQGGYYYLPRHADLWECYLVRTFSLGSVALMPLLVKNRVIGVLMVGSQHQQAYQDSELNFVQQLADQLAICIENARLYEEVLRGKNEWEETFRAVIDPIFLIDLNFNILRSNERLEGACCLSSDKRRGQKCYELLWGRQEKCDVCLLDEVCRTQNDAYRRMQLDNGQVWDVYYYPVFNQQGRIYAVIHHIKDVTEKVKMEAGLLQSAKLAAIGEMAAGVAHELNSPLTVIIGNAQMLLRDLPSAHPAVELIQDILNCGLRCKKIIQNLLTFARQDQQPLAPTQLNQVVERVLSLLKYQLSRGGITVTCQLANDLPPVLANGQQLDQVLINFLLNARDALENTPKPRLITIKTARRCGAPGALTLTVTDNGEGIEPNNLQKIFNPFYTSKEASKGTGLGLSVSLGIAQAHGGTIEVESQPGAGSSFTLVLPLRGEGN, encoded by the coding sequence GTGGACAGGCCAAGCAGATTAATCAGCGACAAATTGCGGTTGATTGAAAACCTGACCGGTGTTAACTCCTCCAAACTGAATTATTACCTGGAATATAAACAGCGCAGCCGGCAGATGGAAAAGAAGAACCACAGCCTGGAGATCATTCACCAGCTGGTGCGGGATATCAATATTGATACGCCCATTCCCGACATGATCACCCGCGCCTACCAGCGCCTGCCCCTGGTGTTGGATTGTGACTTTCTGGGCCTGTTTTTGTTGCGCCAGGATGCCCTCTGGCTCATGGCTTCCGTACCTGCCTGTCCCGAATTGACCGCTCCCATACCTGATGACTCACTTCTTTGGTCGGTGCTGAAGAGCAAACAGGGCGGTTATTATTACCTGCCCCGGCACGCTGACCTGTGGGAGTGTTATCTGGTGCGCACTTTCAGCCTGGGCAGTGTGGCCTTGATGCCCCTGCTGGTAAAAAACCGGGTCATCGGGGTGTTGATGGTGGGTAGCCAGCACCAGCAAGCTTATCAGGACAGTGAGCTCAATTTTGTGCAGCAGTTGGCCGACCAGCTGGCCATTTGTATAGAGAACGCCAGGCTGTATGAAGAAGTGTTGCGGGGCAAAAATGAATGGGAGGAAACCTTTCGGGCGGTAATTGACCCCATTTTTTTGATCGACTTAAACTTCAACATCCTGCGTTCCAACGAGCGCCTGGAGGGTGCCTGCTGCCTGTCGTCCGACAAACGGCGGGGCCAGAAGTGTTACGAACTGCTCTGGGGAAGGCAGGAAAAGTGCGATGTCTGCCTGCTGGATGAAGTCTGCCGCACGCAAAACGATGCCTACCGGCGGATGCAGCTGGACAACGGCCAGGTGTGGGATGTCTACTATTATCCGGTATTTAATCAGCAGGGACGCATTTACGCTGTTATTCATCACATCAAGGATGTGACGGAAAAAGTAAAAATGGAGGCGGGACTTTTGCAGTCGGCCAAGCTGGCGGCTATCGGCGAGATGGCGGCCGGGGTGGCACATGAACTGAACAGTCCGCTGACGGTGATTATCGGCAATGCCCAGATGCTGCTGCGCGACCTGCCGTCCGCCCATCCGGCGGTGGAACTGATTCAGGATATTTTGAACTGTGGTTTGCGCTGTAAAAAAATTATCCAGAACCTGCTTACTTTTGCCCGTCAGGATCAGCAACCTCTGGCACCTACCCAGCTCAATCAGGTGGTGGAAAGGGTCTTGAGCTTGCTTAAGTATCAGCTCAGCCGCGGCGGCATTACTGTCACTTGCCAGCTGGCCAATGATTTGCCTCCGGTGTTAGCCAATGGTCAGCAACTGGATCAGGTCTTGATCAATTTTCTGCTCAACGCCCGCGATGCGCTGGAAAATACACCCAAGCCACGCCTGATCACCATCAAGACCGCCCGGCGCTGTGGTGCGCCCGGGGCGCTTACTTTGACCGTGACCGATAATGGCGAGGGAATTGAGCCCAACAACCTGCAAAAAATATTCAACCCCTTTTATACCAGCAAGGAAGCCAGCAAAGGTACCGGGCTGGGACTTTCGGTGAGCCTGGGTATAGCCCAGGCGCACGGCGGCACCATTGAGGTGGAAAGCCAGCCCGGCGCGGGGAGTTCTTTTACTCTGGTATTGCCACTGCGAGGTGAAGGTAATTGA